AGACCACGGTGAATGGGAAGGAATGCTTGCAGAGGAAGTTGAAAAGAAGTATCCGGAGCTCCTCAAACTTTGGAGGGAAAAGCCAGCAGAAGTAAAAATGCCAGGTGAAACGGGAGAGACTTTACAGGACGTCTACAATAGGGCTGTAAAAGCTTTTGAGGAAGTAGTTTCGAAGTACTCCGATGAAGATTTGATTGTTATTGTAGGACACGATGCAACGAACAAGGTTCTTATGTGTTACCTCCTTGGAACGGATTTGAACAAATTCTGGGCTTTTAAACAGGCAAACTGTGGAATTACAGTTATCGACTACAATCCTAGAACAAAACAAGTAATTATCCACGTTTCAAATGCAACGGGACACTTAGGCAAGGAAATAGACTTTGAGGTTCAGAAGTCCCTTTGATGGTTCTACTCAACGTTAAGGAATTTTTAGGTGAATTTACTTTTGGTCAGTTTTTAGAGAGGGAAAATCGCTTTGTATGTAGAGTTTTAGTAAAAAACAAGGAGAAGAAAGCACACCTTTCAGATACAGGTAGATTAAGGGAGCTCCTTAAAAGGGGAGCTCCCGTTGTTCTCTCTCCAAATCCCAAAGGGAAACTTGACTATAAGGTCGTTTCTATAGGGAACGAAGGAGAGTGGATTTTCCTGAATCCATCCCTTCACTCAAGGATAGCTGAAAGGTTGATAAAAGAGGGATTCATAGGAACTCTTCCTAAATCGATAAGGAGAGAAGTAACTGTTGGAAAGAGTAGAATAGACTTTCTGATTGACGAAAGCTTTTATGTAGAAGTCAAAGGGTGTAACCTTGTAGAGGAAGAAGTTTGTCTAT
The nucleotide sequence above comes from Balnearium lithotrophicum. Encoded proteins:
- a CDS encoding histidine phosphatase family protein, giving the protein MPKIVLVRHGKTVWNAEGRYQGKYDIPLNEEGKEQAKKVGEALKDFPVKAVYSSPLSRCVDTAKEIAKHHNLEVIKKEGFKEIDHGEWEGMLAEEVEKKYPELLKLWREKPAEVKMPGETGETLQDVYNRAVKAFEEVVSKYSDEDLIVIVGHDATNKVLMCYLLGTDLNKFWAFKQANCGITVIDYNPRTKQVIIHVSNATGHLGKEIDFEVQKSL
- the sfsA gene encoding DNA/RNA nuclease SfsA, giving the protein MVLLNVKEFLGEFTFGQFLERENRFVCRVLVKNKEKKAHLSDTGRLRELLKRGAPVVLSPNPKGKLDYKVVSIGNEGEWIFLNPSLHSRIAERLIKEGFIGTLPKSIRREVTVGKSRIDFLIDESFYVEVKGCNLVEEEVCLFPDAPTLRGKKHLLELIRLKEKGFRTGVLFLAFRECNCFSPNQRTDWAFCNTFKRALSSGVEFFGFKLGFCPESGDITVKGRLKICRGVL